The Amycolatopsis sp. DG1A-15b genome window below encodes:
- a CDS encoding NAD(P) transhydrogenase subunit alpha — protein sequence MSPLVQNLAVLVLAGFVGFAVISKVPNTLHTPLMSGTNAIHGIVLLGGLVVLGLGVDGVFNKILLVIAIAFGTINVVGGFLVTDRMLSMFKAKKPVAGEEDEK from the coding sequence GTGAGCCCACTTGTGCAGAACCTGGCGGTGCTGGTGCTCGCCGGGTTCGTCGGCTTCGCCGTCATCTCGAAGGTGCCCAACACGCTGCACACGCCGCTGATGTCCGGCACCAACGCCATCCACGGCATCGTGCTGCTGGGCGGCCTGGTCGTGCTCGGCCTCGGCGTCGACGGCGTCTTCAACAAGATCCTGCTGGTGATCGCCATCGCCTTCGGCACGATCAACGTCGTCGGCGGGTTCCTCGTCACCGACCGGATGCTGTCGATGTTCAAGGCCAAGAAACCCGTCGCCGGTGAGGAGGACGAGAAGTGA
- a CDS encoding NAD(P)(+) transhydrogenase (Re/Si-specific) subunit beta, with protein MTDFIAILYIIAFALFIYGLMGLTGPRTAVRGNWIAAVGMGIAVIATLLTPGMGNWVLIALGVGIGVVVGVPSARKVKMTAMPQMVALFNGVGGGAVALIAWVEFNSTGGYAHEPAYIAIASLFAAIIGSISFWGSNVAFGKLQELISGRPITMGKLQQPVNALLLLIAVACAVLIIAGGDNELLIIGLLVAAGILGLTVVLPIGGADMPVVISLLNAFTGLSAAAMGLALDNTALIVAGMIVGASGSILTNLMAKAMNRSIPAIVAGGFGGGPAVAAGGGTKEARPVRSTSAADTAIQMAYASKVVVVPGYGMAVAQAQHTVREMAKLLEKKGITVAYAIHPVAGRMPGHMNVLLAEADVPYEQLKEMDEINSEFAQTDVALVIGANDVTNPAAQTDPSSPIYGMPILKVNESRSVIVLKRGMASGFAGIDNDLFYDPKTSMLFGDAKSSVGEIVEELKAL; from the coding sequence GTGACCGACTTCATCGCGATCCTCTACATCATCGCGTTCGCCCTCTTCATCTACGGCCTAATGGGCCTGACCGGCCCGCGCACCGCGGTCCGCGGCAACTGGATCGCCGCGGTCGGCATGGGCATCGCCGTCATCGCCACCCTGCTCACCCCCGGGATGGGCAACTGGGTGCTCATCGCCCTCGGCGTCGGGATCGGCGTCGTCGTCGGCGTCCCGTCGGCGCGCAAGGTCAAGATGACGGCGATGCCGCAGATGGTGGCGCTGTTCAACGGCGTCGGCGGCGGCGCGGTCGCGCTCATCGCGTGGGTGGAGTTCAACTCGACCGGCGGCTACGCGCACGAACCGGCGTACATCGCGATCGCGTCGCTGTTCGCCGCGATCATCGGGTCGATCTCCTTCTGGGGATCGAACGTCGCCTTCGGCAAGCTCCAGGAGCTGATCAGCGGCCGCCCGATCACCATGGGCAAGCTGCAGCAGCCGGTCAACGCGCTGCTCCTGCTGATCGCGGTCGCCTGCGCGGTGCTCATCATCGCCGGCGGCGACAACGAGCTGCTGATCATCGGGCTGCTGGTCGCGGCGGGCATCCTCGGCCTCACCGTGGTGCTGCCGATCGGTGGCGCGGACATGCCCGTCGTGATCTCCCTGCTCAACGCGTTCACCGGGCTCTCGGCCGCGGCGATGGGCCTGGCGCTGGACAACACGGCGCTGATCGTGGCCGGCATGATCGTCGGCGCGTCCGGCTCGATCCTGACCAATCTGATGGCCAAGGCGATGAACCGGTCCATCCCGGCGATCGTCGCGGGCGGCTTCGGCGGCGGGCCCGCGGTCGCGGCCGGCGGCGGGACGAAGGAAGCCCGTCCGGTGCGCTCGACCAGCGCGGCCGACACCGCGATCCAGATGGCGTACGCCAGCAAGGTCGTCGTCGTGCCGGGTTACGGCATGGCCGTGGCGCAGGCGCAGCACACCGTCCGTGAGATGGCGAAGCTGCTGGAGAAGAAGGGCATCACGGTCGCCTACGCGATCCACCCGGTCGCCGGCCGGATGCCGGGGCACATGAACGTGCTGCTCGCCGAGGCGGACGTGCCGTACGAGCAGCTCAAGGAGATGGACGAGATCAACTCCGAGTTCGCCCAGACCGACGTCGCGCTGGTGATCGGCGCGAACGACGTCACGAACCCGGCCGCGCAGACCGACCCGAGCTCGCCGATCTACGGGATGCCGATCCTCAAGGTCAACGAGAGCCGGTCCGTGATCGTCTTGAAACGCGGGATGGCCTCCGGCTTCGCCGGCATCGACAACGACCTGTTCTACGATCCGAAGACCAGCATGCTCTTCGGGGACGCCAAGTCGTCGGTGGGCGAGATCGTGGAGGAACTCAAGGCGCTATGA
- a CDS encoding lipoate--protein ligase family protein: MTTGSDVRAAFTDPAENLAFDEALLRVAPESPVLWLWRNPVCVVVGRGQRIAREVRADECARDGVPVLRRASGGGTVFHDPGNLNVTLVLPGPADRPLEALGQVMSAAVDQLGLVPRIGDRGLFVGDAKLCGFAVFRTRTGLLAHSTLLVETAAGLVGRYLTGAPPDPRPLDSHRSPVASLAEHGLRPGFGAVEAAVRAAASQLFGTFVPRPPSAAELARQRALLHTRYHYPAWHADGAQRAA, from the coding sequence ATGACGACCGGGTCGGATGTGCGTGCGGCGTTCACGGATCCGGCCGAGAATCTCGCTTTCGACGAAGCGCTCCTCCGGGTTGCGCCCGAGTCACCCGTGCTGTGGCTCTGGCGCAACCCGGTTTGCGTCGTGGTGGGGCGCGGGCAGCGGATCGCACGCGAAGTGCGGGCCGACGAGTGCGCCCGCGACGGCGTCCCGGTGCTGCGGCGGGCCAGCGGCGGTGGCACGGTGTTCCACGACCCCGGCAACCTGAACGTGACCCTGGTCCTGCCCGGCCCGGCGGACCGGCCCCTGGAGGCGCTCGGCCAGGTGATGAGCGCCGCCGTCGACCAGCTCGGGCTGGTGCCGCGGATCGGCGACCGCGGGCTGTTCGTCGGCGACGCGAAACTGTGCGGGTTCGCCGTGTTCCGCACCAGGACCGGCCTGCTGGCCCACTCGACGCTGCTGGTCGAGACGGCCGCGGGGCTCGTCGGCCGCTACCTGACCGGCGCGCCGCCGGACCCGCGGCCGCTCGACTCGCACCGCAGCCCGGTGGCGTCGCTGGCCGAGCACGGCCTGCGGCCCGGGTTCGGCGCGGTCGAGGCGGCGGTGCGGGCGGCAGCGTCGCAGCTGTTCGGGACGTTCGTGCCCCGGCCGCCGTCGGCGGCCGAGCTGGCGCGGCAGCGGGCGTTGCTGCACACCCGCTACCACTACCCGGCCTGGCACGCCGACGGCGCCCAGCGCGCCGCCTGA
- a CDS encoding histone-like nucleoid-structuring protein Lsr2: protein MARNTAVRVLDDLTGEPAAETVGFGLDGIDYDIDLSFANAEALRGLLQRYADAGRRTGGRKNRPRIVPGAEKTSPKPAAKKAVPAKATPVPTKAEPARVKAAAPKPAQTSAKAEPVKTTRAKKAAEPKTITRATARKVPTVTFSAAE, encoded by the coding sequence GTGGCCAGGAACACGGCTGTGCGGGTGCTGGATGATCTGACCGGTGAGCCCGCGGCGGAGACCGTCGGCTTCGGGCTGGACGGCATCGACTACGACATCGACCTCTCCTTCGCCAACGCGGAGGCGTTGCGCGGGCTCCTGCAGCGGTACGCCGACGCCGGCCGCCGCACCGGTGGCCGCAAGAACCGGCCGCGGATCGTCCCCGGCGCGGAGAAGACCTCGCCGAAGCCGGCCGCCAAGAAGGCCGTGCCCGCCAAAGCGACACCCGTCCCCACCAAGGCCGAGCCCGCCAGAGTGAAGGCCGCCGCACCCAAGCCGGCGCAGACCAGCGCGAAGGCCGAACCGGTGAAGACCACGCGCGCCAAGAAGGCGGCGGAGCCGAAGACCATCACGCGGGCCACCGCGCGCAAGGTGCCGACCGTCACGTTCTCGGCGGCCGAGTAA
- a CDS encoding NAD(P)/FAD-dependent oxidoreductase, whose translation MAGETFDVVVIGAGPVGEVAAERAARGGLKVALVEHERFGGECSYWACIPSKALLRPGNLLAAAKRVPGVPVGDRIDPAAVFARRDWFTGKGDDSGQVDWARGAGIEPVRGHGEITGEREVTVGGDRVLTARHAVIVCTGSVPSTPSIPGLDTIRPWGSREATSASSVPPRLGVLGGGVVGVEMAQAFASLGSEVHLVITGPRPLPRNAEFAGDLVLAGLREAGVEVHTDSGVSKVAAGDSGTTLTLKDGSTLVVDEFLVATGRRPATAGLERFGIEPGHPLETDDTGRVSAVDGDWLFAAGDVTGRAPLTHQGKYGARAAGDTVAALAAGKPVSSAAWSPFTATADHHAVPQVVFTDPEVAAVGLADARPGSADRVVDIDIAVAGSSLHADGYTGKARMVVDTERNVLLGVTFVGQDVSELLHSATIAIVGEVPLDRLWHAVPSFPTISEVWLRLLEAYGL comes from the coding sequence ATGGCTGGAGAGACTTTTGACGTAGTGGTGATCGGCGCGGGTCCGGTGGGGGAGGTGGCCGCCGAACGGGCGGCCCGCGGAGGCCTGAAGGTCGCCCTCGTCGAGCACGAACGCTTCGGCGGCGAGTGCTCCTACTGGGCCTGCATCCCGAGCAAGGCCTTGCTGCGGCCGGGAAATCTCCTCGCCGCCGCGAAGCGCGTGCCCGGCGTGCCGGTCGGCGACCGGATCGACCCGGCGGCGGTGTTCGCGCGCCGTGACTGGTTCACCGGCAAGGGCGACGACTCGGGACAGGTCGACTGGGCACGCGGCGCGGGCATCGAACCGGTTCGCGGGCACGGCGAAATCACCGGGGAGCGGGAGGTGACCGTCGGCGGCGACCGCGTGCTGACCGCCCGGCACGCGGTGATCGTCTGCACCGGCAGCGTGCCCAGCACGCCGTCGATCCCCGGGCTCGACACGATCCGGCCGTGGGGTTCGCGTGAAGCGACGTCGGCGTCTTCGGTGCCGCCCCGGCTCGGCGTCCTCGGCGGCGGCGTGGTCGGCGTCGAGATGGCGCAGGCGTTCGCGTCGCTGGGGTCGGAGGTCCACCTGGTGATCACCGGCCCGCGGCCGCTGCCGCGCAACGCCGAGTTCGCCGGTGACCTCGTGCTGGCGGGGTTGCGCGAAGCCGGCGTCGAGGTGCACACGGATTCGGGCGTTTCGAAGGTCGCGGCCGGGGACTCCGGGACGACGTTGACGCTGAAAGACGGCTCGACGCTGGTCGTCGACGAGTTCCTGGTGGCCACGGGCCGCCGTCCCGCGACCGCCGGGCTCGAGCGCTTCGGGATCGAGCCCGGGCACCCGCTGGAGACCGACGACACCGGCCGCGTGTCCGCAGTGGACGGTGACTGGCTGTTCGCGGCCGGCGACGTCACCGGCCGGGCGCCGCTGACCCACCAGGGCAAGTACGGCGCCCGCGCGGCGGGCGACACGGTGGCGGCGCTGGCCGCCGGCAAACCGGTGTCTTCCGCGGCGTGGAGCCCGTTCACGGCCACGGCCGACCACCACGCGGTGCCGCAGGTGGTGTTCACCGACCCGGAGGTGGCGGCGGTCGGCCTGGCGGACGCGCGGCCGGGTTCGGCGGACCGCGTCGTCGACATCGACATCGCGGTGGCGGGCTCGTCCCTGCACGCGGACGGCTACACGGGCAAGGCCCGGATGGTCGTGGACACGGAGCGGAACGTGCTCCTGGGCGTGACGTTCGTCGGCCAGGACGTCTCGGAGCTGCTGCACTCGGCGACCATCGCGATCGTCGGCGAGGTGCCGCTGGACCGGCTGTGGCACGCGGTGCCGTCGTTCCCGACGATCAGCGAGGTCTGGCTGCGGCTGCTGGAGGCGTACGGGCTCTGA